A genome region from Zootoca vivipara chromosome 11, rZooViv1.1, whole genome shotgun sequence includes the following:
- the PRKAA1 gene encoding 5'-AMP-activated protein kinase catalytic subunit alpha-1: MFPFENNLSDAGCSSRNGALPFNGQNECWQVFRYQVISTPSDIFMVMEYVSGGELFDYICKNGRLDEKESRRLFQQILSGVDYCHRHMVVHRDLKPENVLLDAHMNAKIADFGLSNMMSDGEFLRTSCGSPNYAAPEVISGRLYAGPEVDIWSSGVILYALLCGTLPFDDDHVPTLFKKICDGIFYTPQYLNPAVISLLKHMLQVDPMKRATIRDIREHEWFKQDLPKYLFPEDPSYSSTMIDDEALKEVCDKFECTEEEVLGCLYNRNHQDPLAVAYHLIIDNRRIMNEAKDFYLATSPPDSFLDDHFSRPHPERVPFLVAETPRQRHTLDELNPQKSKHQGVRRAKWHLGIRSQSRPNDIMAEVCRAIKQLDYEWKVVNPYYLRVRRKNPVTGTYSKMSLQLYQVDSRTYLLDFRSIDDEITEGKSGTTTPQRSGSVTNYRSCQKDLDTDAQGKSSDMSLTSSVTSSLDSSATELTPRSGSHTIEFFEMCANLIKILAQ, from the exons GTACCAAGTTATCAGCACCCCATCTGATATATTTATGGTGATGGAATATGTTTCAGGAGGTGAACTGTTTGATTACATCTGTAAAAATGGAAGG CTTGATGAAAAGGAGAGTAGACGTCTGTTCCAGCAAATCCTTTCTGGTGTGGATTATTGCCATAGGCATATGGTAGTGCATAGAGACTTGAAACCTGAAAATGTACTGCTTGATGCACACATGAATGCCAAGATTGCCGATTTTG GCCTCTCGAATATGATGTCAGATGGAGAATTTTTAAGAACAAGCTGTGGTTCTCCTAACTATGCTGCTCCAGAAGTAATTTCAGGAAG GTTATACGCAGGTCCTGAAGTGGATATATGGAGCAGTGGAGTTATTCTCTATGCTTTGTTATGTGGAACACTTCCATTTGATGATGATCATGTGCCAACTCTTTTTAAGAAGATATGTGATGGTATCTTTTATACGCCTCAGTACCTGAATCCAGCAGTAATTAGCCTTTTGAAACACATGCTGCAGGTGGATCCCATGAAGAGGGCTACAATCAGAGACATAAG GGAACACGAATGGTTCAAGCAAGACCTCCCCAAGTACCTCTTTCCCGAGGACCCGTCTTACAGTTCAACAATGATTGACGACGAAGCCTTAAAAGAGGTCTGCGATAAATTTGAGTGCACAGAGGAGGAGGTGCTGGGCTGCCTGTATAACCGGAACCACCAGGATCCTTTAGCAGTCGCCTACCACCTGATTATCGATAACAGGAGAATAATGAATGAAGCGAAAGACTTCTATTTGGCTACGAGCCCACCAGATTCCTTTCTCGACGATCACTTCTCCCGCCCCCACCCCGAAAGAGTGCCATTTTTAGTGGCCGAAACGCCAAGGCAACGCCATACGCTCGACGAGCTAAACCCACAGAAGTCCAAACATCAAGGGGTCAGGAGGGCTAAGTGGCATTTGGGAATCCGGAGTCAGAGTCGACCCAACGACATCATGGCAGAAGTTTGTCGAGCAATCAAACAGCTGGATTACGAGTGGAAG GTTGTGAATCCATACTACTTGCGTGTTCGAAGGAAGAATCCAGTGACCGGCACATATTCCAAAATGAGCCTCCAGTTATACCAGGTGGACAGTAGGACTTACCTATTGGATTTCCGTAGCATTGATG ATGAAATCACCGAAGGAAAATCGGGGACTACCACTCCCCAGAGGTCAGGCTCTGTGACGAACTACAGATCTTGTCAGAAGGATTTGGACACTGACGCTCAAGGAAAATCCTCTGATATGTCTCTTACCTCATCCGTGACCTCTTCCCTTGATTCCTCTGCAACCGAGTTAACCCCAAGATCAGGGAGCCACACGATAGAATTTTTTGAGATGTGTGCAAATCTTATTAAAATACTTGCACAATGA